A single genomic interval of Amycolatopsis albispora harbors:
- a CDS encoding FAD-dependent oxidoreductase produces the protein MKVLVIGAGVGGMAAALSLLAAGHEVEVFEQGEKLRAAGNGVILWPNGTGILADLGVSLDDLGTRMDSLQIRAKDGKPLFWFQAGKIADKLGAPCMLVPRGDLVARMAGMLPEGCLRLGKRCTGLKTGGTSPVVASFDDGTEAEGDVLLGADGHRSIVRRELMGERPASYTGWATWHGITPSPEGLVPDHRVQTFVGNRALCALHPVGNGLVHWAFETPWSDGEVAPPPVDDRAPEPDVVPSPVVRLKERFGDWTGPVPELLATITDDDISVFPHIIHDVPENWGRGPVSLLGDAVHVVPPRVAMGVNQALEDAWVLGRTLTDNGDHEAQLRGYEKVRQRRVRKVQARAQGAERENPVLPIFVLLARNGIPLTWKMKLDIKQGSNFLNDDVPAAR, from the coding sequence GTGAAGGTCCTCGTCATCGGAGCCGGTGTCGGCGGCATGGCCGCCGCGCTCTCACTGCTCGCCGCCGGGCACGAAGTGGAGGTGTTCGAGCAGGGGGAGAAGCTGCGCGCGGCGGGCAACGGCGTCATCCTGTGGCCCAACGGCACCGGTATCCTCGCCGATCTCGGTGTCTCGCTCGACGACCTCGGCACCCGGATGGACTCGCTCCAGATCCGGGCCAAGGACGGCAAGCCGCTGTTCTGGTTCCAGGCGGGCAAGATCGCCGACAAGCTCGGCGCGCCCTGCATGCTCGTGCCGCGTGGTGATCTGGTGGCCAGGATGGCAGGCATGCTGCCCGAAGGCTGCCTCCGGCTGGGCAAGCGGTGCACCGGCCTCAAAACCGGGGGTACCTCCCCGGTGGTCGCCAGCTTCGACGACGGCACCGAGGCCGAAGGTGACGTGCTGCTCGGCGCGGACGGGCACCGGTCGATCGTGCGGCGTGAGCTGATGGGCGAGCGGCCCGCGTCCTACACCGGCTGGGCGACCTGGCACGGCATCACCCCGTCACCGGAGGGCCTGGTGCCGGACCACCGCGTGCAGACCTTCGTCGGCAACCGCGCGCTGTGCGCGCTGCACCCGGTCGGCAACGGGCTGGTGCACTGGGCCTTCGAGACGCCGTGGTCGGACGGTGAAGTCGCGCCGCCGCCGGTCGACGATCGCGCGCCCGAACCGGATGTGGTGCCGTCTCCGGTGGTTCGGCTGAAGGAGCGTTTCGGCGACTGGACCGGTCCGGTGCCCGAACTGCTCGCCACCATCACCGACGACGACATCAGCGTGTTCCCGCACATCATCCACGACGTCCCGGAGAACTGGGGCCGCGGTCCGGTGAGCCTGCTCGGCGACGCGGTGCACGTGGTGCCGCCGCGGGTGGCGATGGGCGTCAACCAGGCACTGGAGGACGCGTGGGTGCTGGGCCGGACGCTCACCGACAACGGGGACCACGAAGCCCAGCTGCGTGGTTACGAGAAGGTGCGCCAGCGCCGGGTGCGCAAGGTGCAGGCGCGGGCGCAGGGCGCCGAGCGCGAGAACCCGGTGCTGCCGATCTTCGTGCTGCTGGCCCGGAACGGCATTCCACTGACCTGGAAGATGAAGCTGGACATCAAGCAGGGCAGCAACTTCCTCAACGACGACGTCCCCGCGGCGCGCTGA
- a CDS encoding class I SAM-dependent methyltransferase, protein MSNHAQRRDVERYDEWAKTYEDSKIQKVRNEIHHNLQDWIAGAGTKPVRILDVGCGTGMLLHGLASHFPDAEAFGIDIAPSMIEEAKAKVTSEVPMTFVQAPAEQLPFDDGQFDLVVSTICFHHWRSRAEGLAEVRRVLAPGGRFYLADHFAIGWLRPFFAITMTRSRVHTPPELDQLMAGAGLSIAEWKLLYRLGGRLPLIHGVLAQARD, encoded by the coding sequence ATGAGCAACCACGCGCAGCGCCGCGATGTCGAGCGCTATGACGAGTGGGCCAAGACCTACGAAGACAGCAAGATCCAGAAGGTGCGCAACGAGATCCACCACAACCTCCAGGACTGGATCGCGGGCGCGGGCACCAAGCCCGTCCGGATCCTGGACGTCGGCTGCGGCACCGGCATGCTGCTGCACGGCCTGGCTTCGCACTTCCCCGACGCCGAAGCCTTCGGCATCGACATCGCCCCGAGCATGATCGAGGAGGCGAAGGCCAAGGTCACCAGCGAGGTGCCGATGACCTTCGTCCAGGCACCAGCCGAGCAGCTGCCCTTCGACGACGGCCAGTTCGACCTGGTGGTCAGCACCATCTGCTTCCACCACTGGCGCAGCCGGGCCGAGGGGCTGGCGGAGGTGCGCCGCGTGCTGGCGCCCGGCGGGCGGTTCTACCTCGCCGACCACTTCGCGATCGGCTGGCTCCGCCCGTTCTTCGCGATCACCATGACCCGCAGCCGGGTGCACACGCCGCCGGAACTCGACCAGCTGATGGCGGGCGCCGGGCTCTCGATCGCCGAATGGAAGCTGCTCTACCGGCTGGGTGGCCGGTTGCCGCTGATCCACGGCGTGCTCGCGCAGGCGCGGGACTGA